The Pontibacter korlensis sequence TACCGTTTCAGGGTTACAGTTGATCATGATGGTCTCGTAACCACACTCTCTGGCAGCCAATACCCCATGCACGCAGCTGTAGTCAAACTCAATACCCTGGCCAATGCGATTTGGGCCTGAGCCAAGCACCACTACTTTCTTTTTACCCTCTGTAACGATACTTTCGTTCTCGCCTTCAAATGTACTGTAGTAGTAAGGGGTATTAGCCTCGAACTCTGCAGCACAGGTATCCACCATCTTAAACACACGCTTAATGCCAAGCTCTGTGCGCACGCTGTGTACTTCACTCTCTTTGCAGCGCAGCAGGTGAGCGATCTGGCGATCAGCATATCCTTTAATCTTTGCCTCACGCAGCAGATCTGTAGGGATGGTAGCCAGTGTATACTTCTCAATCTCCTTCTCCATCATATCCAGCTCCTCGATCTGCGCCAGGAACCATGGGTCAATCTTGGTCAGTTTCTGGATAGTGCTGGTTGGGATACCAATGCGCATTGCATCTTTAATGCTGAACAGGCGGTTCCAGCTAGGATTAGCCAGGCTATGAGTCAGCTTGTCGTAATCTGTCATCTCCTTGCCGTCGGCACCGATACCATTACGCTTGATCTCCAAGCTTTGGCAGGCCTTCTGAAGGGCTTCCTGGAAGGTACGGCCGATACCCATTACCTCACCTACAGATTTCATCTGCAGGCCAAGCGTACGGTTCACACCCGGGAATTTATCGAAGTTCCAGCGAGGGATCTTCACGATCACATAATCCAGAGCTGGCTCAAAGAAAGCAGATGTTGTTTTCGTGATGGCGTTTTTCAGCTCATCCAGGTTATAGCCTATGGCAAGCTTGGCTGCAATCTTTGCGATAGGATAACCAGTAGCCTTAGAAGCCAGTGCCGAAGAACGCGACACACGTGGGTTTATCTCGATGCCGATGATGGTGTCGTCGTCCGGGTTAACGGAGAATTGCACGTTACAGCCACCTGCAAACTGCCCGATACCATTCATCATCTTGATAGCCAGGTCACGCATTTCCTGATAAACCGTGTCAGGAAGCGTCATGGCCGGAGCCACGGTAATGGAGTCTCCGGTATGCACTCCCATTGGGTCGAAGTTCTCGATAGAGCAGATAATAATTACGTTGCCAAGGTTATCACGCAGCAGCTCCAGCTCATACTCTTTCCAGCCAAGGATACTTTGCTCGATCAGTACCTCGTGTGTTGGCGATGCATGCAGACCACGTGTAAGGGCTGCATCAAATTCGTCAGGGCTATTAACAAAACCGCCCCCCGTACCACCAAGGGTAAACGAAGGGCGAATCACCAACGGAAAACCGATTTCCTGCGCTATCTCTTTTCCCTCGAGGAAGGAGGTAGCTGTTTCTCCCTTACAAACATTTACGCCAAGCTCAAGCATCTTCAGACGGAACTGCTCCCGGTCTTCTGTTGTCTCGATGGCTTTTATATCCACTCCAATGATGCGTACATCATACTTCTTCCAGATACCGGCTTTATCGCACTCGATAGCCAGGTTCAGAGCTGTTTGCCCACCCATGGTTGGCAGTACAGCATCTATTTTATGCTTTTCTAGAATTTCAACAATGTACTTCTTCTCCAGTGGCCTGAGGTACACATTATCTGCCGTAACCGGATCGGTCATAATCGTGGCAGGGTTCGAGTTAATCAGTGTAACCTCTATTCCCTCCTCCCTTAGGGAGCGGGCGGCTTGGGAGCCAGAATAGTCGAATTCACATGCCTGGCCGATGACAATAGGACCAGAACCAATAATGAGAACAGATTTAATTGAAGTGTCTTTAGGCATTGGGTTGGTATGTATAAATTGCCCAAAGTTACAGCAAAATGTTAAGCCTCGCAAAGGAAAATTGCCTGACCCTGTATATTTCTCCCCTTTTGCACCTCAAACACAAAGTATACAGACCTTACGTAAGTATAAAGAGTACTTTAACCTAACGCTGAAAACCATGGAAACACCAAACGAGAAAGATATAATTACTAACGCTGACGAGAGCAAACGCTTGCCTGATGAGAACCCGGAGCCACTAACTGGCACAAAGAAAAAAGAGACCGATATTCTGGAGACAGGTTTCGAAGGAAAAGAGGCAGGCGGCAACGCTGCAGCAAAAAACGAAGATGACACCAGAGAGCTCGACGGCAGCAACGCTAACACCTTGCGTACTAAATAAGGTTTGCTGCACTAAAACCAGATGCTTATACATCAGCATCACCCTACCCGAATAACAGCCACACCTCTGTAGCAGCATTTTATTACGGGTGGTTTAAGATGTTTGCTGCATGAAAATTGTTCAAACACGAAGCCTCTGTAGTAACATTAAATGGCTGCAGAGGCTCTAATTTTTACAAAATCTAACTTTTTGTAATCTGGCAGCAAAAATATTACCTATTTCATATTTTCAATTAAATAATTAATATAGACATATTTTTGTTTTTTACCTATTAATGCTTAACATTATAGAACAATATCGGACCCTTACCAGCTGCTTATGGTTCTATCTTCTACCCCTTACCACCATGTAGAATACTATCAGCCCCACAACGTCATTGTCAGCCAATGGTATGGGGCATGTAGCAGCGAGGAATACCGTGAGGCACTCTACACATTCTTAAACTTTGTGCGTTCCAATAATGTACCCTACGCCATTTCAGACCGCCGAATGCTGCCGTCTATTTCTCTAGAAGATCTCGAGTGGACGCTGGATGAGTATTTAGAAGACTTTTGTAAGCTTCCACTTAAGCGCTATGCTTTTATCAACTCTTTCGACCCTGTAGCTGAGAAGCAGATTCAGCAGCTTATAGAAAGGGAAAAGCAGCTTCCTTTCCCTTTTAAGATAAAAGTCTTTCAAGACCTTACATCTGCTTACAGATGGGTGTTAGAGGAAGATGAAGTATAAACTACTTTCCGGATGCGCCTTCCTCCTGTCGTACCTGATCTAAAGTAGCTATTAACTGCTCATATGGCTGATAGCCTCGCGCTACTAAATATAGCTTTTCCCCAGCCTGGCAAACCATAGCCGGAAAACCATTTATTCCCCACTCCTCTACCAGCTTAAATTCTTGCCGAGCTTTCTCCAGGTATGTATCGTCGTTGAACTTTCTCTTAAAATCTTCTTCATCGGCATTAAACGCCCGAACTAGCGACATGTAGGTTTCTACCTCATTCATATCTTTCCCCTCTACAAAGTGCTGCCTCTGAATAGCCGACGCTAGTGGTACCTGTTGCTCCGGAAACTGCTCTTTTAAGATAGCCATGGCCACAGCAGGCGGCTCTGAATTTGTAATATAAGTACCCTCATCCAAGATTGCGCGATGGTAGATATCTGTTAGCTTAACACCTGTAATCTCTTTTAGCCTGGGCTCAACCTGCCGTATATAATCAGCCATGCCGCTGATGGGCCTAACGTTGCTGCCCCGTATCATACCGCCGCTGAGCACTTCAAAATCAAACTCCTCGCTTTTTTCCTCAAACAAGCGTGCTATTACAGGACTCATGCCATAGCACCAGCCGCATAAGGCATCCTGTACATAATATATCTTTTGCTTTTCCATTTATTAATCTGCTTTTGTCCTTTTTGAACTGAGTGGCTGCAGAAAAGTTTTGCTAATCAGCCTCAGAGGTGAACACAAGTTTGTTAGGAGTAGAGGCAAATAACGATTAAGCTTTCGGTACCGCAGGAGAGCATGGATCTCTTTTTGAGAAGCACAATGAGCAATTGGATAATAGTTACCGACGAACTCTCTACTATATTAGTAAAAACACCAAGGCTGTAAGCGTTTCCTTTGCGCTTAGCACTTGAAGCTGTACAATTAAGTTATACCTTTTCTTTGATACTGCGTAGAATCAGAAGTTAGAATTAAAAACTTAATGTAAAA is a genomic window containing:
- a CDS encoding DsbA family protein — its product is MEKQKIYYVQDALCGWCYGMSPVIARLFEEKSEEFDFEVLSGGMIRGSNVRPISGMADYIRQVEPRLKEITGVKLTDIYHRAILDEGTYITNSEPPAVAMAILKEQFPEQQVPLASAIQRQHFVEGKDMNEVETYMSLVRAFNADEEDFKRKFNDDTYLEKARQEFKLVEEWGINGFPAMVCQAGEKLYLVARGYQPYEQLIATLDQVRQEEGASGK
- the carB gene encoding carbamoyl-phosphate synthase large subunit, which gives rise to MPKDTSIKSVLIIGSGPIVIGQACEFDYSGSQAARSLREEGIEVTLINSNPATIMTDPVTADNVYLRPLEKKYIVEILEKHKIDAVLPTMGGQTALNLAIECDKAGIWKKYDVRIIGVDIKAIETTEDREQFRLKMLELGVNVCKGETATSFLEGKEIAQEIGFPLVIRPSFTLGGTGGGFVNSPDEFDAALTRGLHASPTHEVLIEQSILGWKEYELELLRDNLGNVIIICSIENFDPMGVHTGDSITVAPAMTLPDTVYQEMRDLAIKMMNGIGQFAGGCNVQFSVNPDDDTIIGIEINPRVSRSSALASKATGYPIAKIAAKLAIGYNLDELKNAITKTTSAFFEPALDYVIVKIPRWNFDKFPGVNRTLGLQMKSVGEVMGIGRTFQEALQKACQSLEIKRNGIGADGKEMTDYDKLTHSLANPSWNRLFSIKDAMRIGIPTSTIQKLTKIDPWFLAQIEELDMMEKEIEKYTLATIPTDLLREAKIKGYADRQIAHLLRCKESEVHSVRTELGIKRVFKMVDTCAAEFEANTPYYYSTFEGENESIVTEGKKKVVVLGSGPNRIGQGIEFDYSCVHGVLAARECGYETIMINCNPETVSTDFDISDKLYFEPVFWEHIYDIILHEKPEGVIVQLGGQTALKLAEKLDRYGIKIFGTSYQALDLAEDRGSFSSLLRDLSIPYPPFAVIETAEEALELSKELKFPLLVRPSYVLGGQNMKIVINEKELEAHVIDLLKDHPGNKVLLDHFLDNAIEAEADAICDGEDVHICGIMEHIEPAGIHSGDSYAVLPPFDLSENVIRQIEEHTKKIAVALQTVGVINIQFAIKNEKVYIIEANPRASRTFPFIAKAYREPYINYATQIMLGQKKVKDFEFNPYKHGYAIKVPVFSYNKFPEVNKELGPEMKSTGEAIYFIDDLDDDYFTKVYSERNLYLSK